GAAGGAGGGGCGCAGGTGATCAGAGCGCGCCGCCACGGCGGCCGATCTTGGCACCAAGCCGCAGGCGCAGCGCGTTGAGCTTGATGAAGCCCTGCGCATCGGCCTGGTTGTAAGCACCCTGATCATCCTCAAAGGTGACGACGCGGGTGTCATACAGGCTGTTGGGGCTTTCACGGCCCACGCAGATCACGTTGCCCTTGTACAGCTTGAGCCGCACGCGACCGCTGACAGAGTGCTGGCTGCGGTCGATCAGTGCCTGCAGCATGTGGCGCTCGGGCGAGAACCACAGGCCGTTATAGATCACCTCGGCATAGCGCGGCATCAGGCTGTCCTTGAGGTGCATGGCCTCGCGGTCGAGCGTGATGCTCTCGATGCTGCGGTGCGCGGTCAGCAGGATCGTGCCGCCCGGCGTCTCGTAAATGCCGCGCGACTTCATGCCCACGAAGCGGTTTTCCACCAGGTCGAGGCGACCGATGCCGTTGTCGCGGCCGAGTTCGTTCAGGCGCGTGAGCAGCGTTGCGGGCGACATGGCCACGCCATTGATGGCCACCGGGTCGCCGGACACGAAATCGATGGTGATCTCGGTTGCCTTGTCAGGCGCTGCCTCGGGCGAGATGGTACGCTGGAACACGATCTCATCGGGGCCGACGGCCGGGTCTTCAAGCAGCTTGCCTTCGGATGACGAGTGCAGCAGGTTCGCATCGACCGAGAAGGGGGCCTCGCCGCGCTTGTCCTTGGCGATGGGGATCTGATGCTCTTCGGCGAAGGAAAGCAGGCGCGTGCGCGAGGTCAGATCCCATTCGCGCCACGGGGCAATGACGGTGATGTCGGGCTTGAGCGCGTAATAGGCCAGCTCGAAGCGCACCTGGTCGTTGCCCTTGCCGGTGGCGCCATGGGCTACGGCATCGGCGCCGACCTGTTCGGCAATCTCGATCTGGCGCTGGGCGATCAGCGGGCGGGCGATGGAGGTGCCCAGCAGGTACTGCCCCTCATACAGCGCATTGGCGCGGAACATGGGGAAGACGAAATCCTTGACGAAGGTCTCGCGCAGGTCCTCGACGAAGATTTCCTTCACGCCAAACATCTCGGCCTTGCGGCGGGCGGGTTCGAGTTCCTCGCCCTGGCCGAGATCGGCGGTGAAGGTCACGACTTCACAGTTATAGGTGGTCTGCAGCCAGCGCAGAATCACGGAAGTATCAAGACCGCCCGAATACGCGAGAACGACCTTTTTGACACCCTTGGCGGTCATGGGAGAAGGCTCCTGTCGACAAAACTTGGACAATACTTTGCCGGGAAAACCGGCGGCCTGCCCTCCTAGCACCCCAAGCTGCGGGCGACCAGAAGCGAAAGGCGGATTTTTACCTCATTCCACCGGATCGGGCGCACTTTCAGGGCGGCCCGCGCGGCGCAGGCGCTGGCTTTCGGTGCGCAACTGCCCGCAGGCGGCCAGAATATCGCGCCCGCGCGGCATGCGGATGGGCGAGGCGAAGCCCGCATCCATCACGATATTCGCAAACTTCTCAAGCTGCTCGCGCGTCGAGGGTCTGTAGCTGCTGCCCGGCCACGGGTTGAACGGGATCAGGTTGACCTTGGCCGGAATGCCCGAGATCAGCCGCACGAGTTCACGTGCATCGGCCTCGCTGTCATTGATACCGCGCAGCATGATGTATTCAAACGTGATGCGCCGTGCATTGCTGGCAGCGGGGTAGCGGCGGCAGGCGGCAATGACGTCCCTGATGGGGTATTTGCGGTTCAGCGGTACTATCTCGTCGCGCAGGTCATCGCGCACCGCGTGTAGTGACACGGCAAGGTTGATGCCAAGCTCGGCACCGCATTGGTCCATCATCGGCACCACGCCGGAGGTGGAAAGCGTAATGCGCCGGCGTGACAGGCCAATGCCCTCGCCATCCATGATGATGCGCATCGCCTTGGCCACGTTATCGTAATTGTAGAGCGGCTCGCCCATGCCCATCAGCACGATGGTCGAGAGCAGGCGCGGCGTGTCGCCCTTGGGGCTGGGCCATTCGCCATAGCTGTCGCGCGCGGCCATGAACTGGCCCACGATCTCGGCAGCGCCAAGGTTGCGCACCAGCGCCTGCGTGCCGGTATGGCAGAAGGTGCAGGACAGCGTGCAGCCCACCTGCGAGGAAATGCATACCGCACCGCGATCTTCCTGCCGGTCGGGGATATAGACGGTTTCCGCCTCCTGCCCGTCACGGAAGCGGAAGAGGAACTTGCGCGTGGAATCCTGCGAGGTCTGCTCCGTCACCACGTCGGGGCGACCGACAACAAAGCGCTCGGCCAGCTTTTCCTGCAGGGGGCGGGCGATGGAACTCATGCGCGAGAAATCGGTGGCACCCTGGTGGTAGATCCAGTGCCACAACTGCTTGGTGCGGAATGGCTTTTCGCCAATTTCGACCATGATCTCGGTCAGTTCCTCACGCGACAGGCCCACAAGGTCGCGCCTGCCATCGGGCAGGGCAGCAGTCGGCGGCGCGAACTGGGCGGATTTGGCCCGGATGCGCGTGCGCTCCGCATCATCAAGGAGCGAGGCCGCGGTCCCGTCACGTAACCGGGAAGGAGAAGTTGCGGGGGCTGCGGACATACCGGGGCTGCCTCTGTTTTTCATGTCATGCGTAAGGGGAGCGGCGTTGCATGCCGCTCTTCAGGTCTGTGTA
This is a stretch of genomic DNA from Komagataeibacter xylinus. It encodes these proteins:
- a CDS encoding argininosuccinate synthase, producing the protein MTAKGVKKVVLAYSGGLDTSVILRWLQTTYNCEVVTFTADLGQGEELEPARRKAEMFGVKEIFVEDLRETFVKDFVFPMFRANALYEGQYLLGTSIARPLIAQRQIEIAEQVGADAVAHGATGKGNDQVRFELAYYALKPDITVIAPWREWDLTSRTRLLSFAEEHQIPIAKDKRGEAPFSVDANLLHSSSEGKLLEDPAVGPDEIVFQRTISPEAAPDKATEITIDFVSGDPVAINGVAMSPATLLTRLNELGRDNGIGRLDLVENRFVGMKSRGIYETPGGTILLTAHRSIESITLDREAMHLKDSLMPRYAEVIYNGLWFSPERHMLQALIDRSQHSVSGRVRLKLYKGNVICVGRESPNSLYDTRVVTFEDDQGAYNQADAQGFIKLNALRLRLGAKIGRRGGAL
- the rlmN gene encoding 23S rRNA (adenine(2503)-C(2))-methyltransferase RlmN, with amino-acid sequence MSAAPATSPSRLRDGTAASLLDDAERTRIRAKSAQFAPPTAALPDGRRDLVGLSREELTEIMVEIGEKPFRTKQLWHWIYHQGATDFSRMSSIARPLQEKLAERFVVGRPDVVTEQTSQDSTRKFLFRFRDGQEAETVYIPDRQEDRGAVCISSQVGCTLSCTFCHTGTQALVRNLGAAEIVGQFMAARDSYGEWPSPKGDTPRLLSTIVLMGMGEPLYNYDNVAKAMRIIMDGEGIGLSRRRITLSTSGVVPMMDQCGAELGINLAVSLHAVRDDLRDEIVPLNRKYPIRDVIAACRRYPAASNARRITFEYIMLRGINDSEADARELVRLISGIPAKVNLIPFNPWPGSSYRPSTREQLEKFANIVMDAGFASPIRMPRGRDILAACGQLRTESQRLRRAGRPESAPDPVE